DNA from Homo sapiens chromosome 1, GRCh38.p14 Primary Assembly:
tgctttgtagaaggggttggggtttgagagatcagccAGACACaattggcagggagagcatgcgtgttttcatgaagaattatGCTGAGGTAGGTAATggatggagaagaaatttgagctttggaggggAATACCCGATATCCCTTGGAGAATAAATGTTGAAGGAGCAGGAGGGTGTCTTGTTGAGAAGATTCAAAGGAAGGGCTACAAAGTAGAAGGtcatcaatatattgaataaggtgagaagcagagtggtggaaagaaagtaaaccatgagaaagagcttggctgaagTAATGAGGGCTGTCCCTGAAGCCTTGTGGAAATACAGCCCAGGtaagttgctgagaatgattggtgtcagggtcagtccaagtaaaagcaaagagaggcgggatgaagggtgcaaaggaatagtaaagaaagcatctTTGAGATCCAGAACCGAATAATGGGTTGTGAAGGGAGGTATTGAaaataggagagtatatgggtttggcaccatggggtggataggcaagacaatttggttgataaggcacagatcctgaactaacctgtaagacttgtctggtttttggacaggtatAATGGGGGAATTggaaggagagtttataggctttagaagcccatgctgtagcaggtgagtgataacaggctttagtCCCCTTAAAGCCTGTCGTGGGATGGGATGCTGGCACTGAGTGGAGTAAAGTTGATTAGGTTTTATTGGGATAGTAATGGGCATGTGATCGGTTGCcagggagggagtagaggtgtcccatacttgtgggttaagttgggggggggatacaagaggaagacacaaaggaggcttttggttggggagaagggcagcaatgagatgtggctataagtccaggaatagtcagggtagcggataattttgttaaaatgtcttgacctaataagggaactgggcaggtggggataactaaagaggagtgcataaaagaatgttgtccaagttggcaccagagttggggagttttaaggggTCTAgcagcctggccatcaatacccacaacagttatggaggcaagggaaacaggcccttgaaaagaaggtaatgtggagtgtgtagcctccatattgattaagaaggggacggacttaccctccactgtaaggGTTACCcaaagcatctgtgatggtctagGAGGCTTCTGAGGCAATCAGGCAGTGTCACTCTTCAGCCACTGAGCTGaggagatctgggaaggagtcagtccgAGAGCCTTGGGCTAGAGTTCCAGGGGCTACAGGAGTGGCTGCTGGGCAAGTTGGACAGTCTGATTTctagtggggtcctgcacagatgggacacggcttaggaggaatcccgggctgcgggcattccttggcctggtggccagatttctggcacttgaagcaagatcctgggggaggaggtcctggaggaacgcctggccactgcggtttaggtgttttgaagttcttgtgtgctggagatgtggctggggtttctctcacagcggaggcaagtaattgcaactcagaaataggTTGCCACTTGGCTGCCTCTTCTCTATTACTGCagaccttgaaggtgaggttaattaagtcctgttgtggggtttgagggccagaatttaatttttggagctttttctaATGTCAGGAGTGGACTGagtgataaaatgcatattgagaattaGTCAGCCTTCTAGCCCCTCTGTGTCTAGGGCAGTAAGGCATCTAAGGGTTGTTGCCAAatgggccatgaactgggctgggttttcatatttgattaaaaaaagccTAAacactaactgatttgggagaggtcggatgaagaaaaaggagcattaaccttgactgtGCCTTCAGCTCTAGTCacctctctaagaggaaattgttgggcaggctGGGGAGGGCTAGTCGCAGAacaaaactgtaagctggaccgggtgtgaggagaggaggtgatagaaggattatagggtgggggagcggaggctgaggaagaattgggacctcgaaaggagcagcctgggaaagaggggagaggtcagatgggttcATAGAAAAGGAGGATTCAAAGGACCCACagcttggggtggagactgaaggaacagacaggagaaaaagaagaaagatttgggatgagttgcattaGGAGCAGAGGctagggagggaccgatgtgtaaaagaatgcctggacgtcaggcacctcagaccatttgcccatttttcgacaaaaattatctagctcttgtaggatggagaaactgaaagtgccattttctggccatttagagccattttcaagtttgtattggggcctagcagtattgcagaagaaaataaggcatttaggttttaggtcagttGTGAGTTGAAGGGGTTTTAAGTTTTttagaacacaggctaagggagaaggaggaatggagggaggaaggTTGCCCACAATAAAACGGtaagtttagagaaaagagagggtagagacacggagagaggGGGGTGGTACTTCCCGCCCAGAGGAGGTGGTACTTGCCACCCAGGGTAGGTGGTACTTGCCGCCAAGGAGAGGTGGTACTTGCCACCAAGGTGAAGGATCAACGCAGGTGTCCCCGTGgtgatcagacacctctgaaatgtgggtgaataatcaggcaggcgtccccacagtgattaaacaccaagggaacaCTGTCTTCCCGAGTCCGTGACCAgcaccggagttttgggtccacggataaaatgtgtctcttttgtctctactagagaggaaaaagaactggaattggaaggacagggagattgAAGGGTAGTGAGAGAGGctagagaagagagtgaaaagaccgcTTACCCGACTTGAAATTCATGAGATGTTCCTTGGgttggttggtctgaggacctgaggtcgtaggtggatctcctcacggagtgagggtgaggacaggggacCAGTCTCCCGAAGCAGTCCTCCTGTCCTGGGTCTTCGGCACCAAGTTTTCACgcacgtccatgtgaagagatcaccaaacaggctttgtgtaagcaataaagctgtttatttcacctgggtgcaggcaggctgaggccAAAAAATGAGTCaacaaagggagataggggtggggcagttttataggatttgggtaggtagtggacaATTACAGTTAAAAGTGGTTATCTCttgcgggcaggggtgggggtcaccaGGTGCAGGGTGGGGAAATCCTAAGACTCATTGTCCAGGGGAGAAATGTCACAAGGTTGATTTATTAGTTGGGCTGGGGTAGGAagaaatcacaatggtggaatgtcatcttttgtggttcttcacttgctccaggccatctggatgtatacgtgcaggtcacaggggttatAATGGCTTAGCTTGTGCTCAGAGACCTGACACTAATAAAATGGGACCTTCCCAtctaggaataaaccatcctAGCCATGAAAGATCAGACAAAACCTGAGACCAgggcaggtgcggtggttcactcctataatcccagcactttgggaggctgaggtgggtggatcacttgagcccaggagttcaagaccagcctgagaaacatagtaagaccttgcctctaaaaaataaaaataaacctgagaccagagactcattttcttctgaaatgctTTCTCCAGAaggtttcaaaaagaaaagggggaaagtgtgaaaggaaaaataaatctccaAATCCCCAAACCACTAAgccaaaaggaaaagtcaagctgggaactgtgtTAGGCAAAcatgcctcccattctattcctaaatgagatagctacaaagattaaaaagctacatacctccctcacaatttacCCACAAGGAAATTCACTGTGGACAAAgaacagacagaactcaaagtcatccctctgctcacatgagacaaatgcatatctgattgcttcctttgccctATTGTTTCACTAAGCCAGACTAAGGCATAAGTGGTTATTCCCGGAAagtgtgtattcagtgaaagggtaatcagaaactcaaaagaatgcaattgTTTGTTTCtaacctatgacctggaagctccctccctgctttgagttgttcCGCTGTtccacctttctggactgaaccaatgtattattattattatttttttttttgagaacggagtcttgctctgtcacccaggctggagtgcagtggcacaatctcagctcactgcaacctccacctcccaggttcaagcgattgtcctgcctcagccttctgagtagctgggattacaggtgcccaccactacacccagctaatttttttgtatttttagtagagacagggtttcaccacagtggccaggctggtttcaaactcctgacctcaagtgatctccccaccttggcctcccaaagccaatGTACAACTTATGCATATTGATTGATGTATCATGACTTCCTAACATGTATAAAACCAGGctgtaccccgaccaccttgggcatacATGTTGTCagaacttcctgaggctgtgtcatgaatgcatccttaaacttggcaaaataaactttctaaattgattgagacttgtctcagatactttttggtttacaagagTTGATTAACTAGGATATTTAGTAGAAGAAATCcttaagcagcaaagtgttcaggACGCTGCATGGCTTCTATTAACTGCTTTCAGTAAAgtccaagaagagagaaatgatttaaaggcggaacttataattaaaagggaagcaggccaggcaccatggctcacacctgtaatctcagcattttgggaggcccaggcaggcagccaccatgagactaggagttcgagaccagcccggccaatatggtgaaacctcatctctactaaaaatacaaaaattagccaggtgtggtggcgggcacctgtaatgccagctattcaggaggctgaggcgggagaattgcttcaaaccggaaggcagaggttgcagggagccaagattgcgccatgcactccagcctggatgacaaagcaagactccaactctgtctcaaaaaaagggagTTGGTAAGGGGGAAGcagaatataaatatttggaaatttctcaGGCCTGGCCATGTAAAgaattaaaaagtgtttttaggAGAGAACACTAAACCAAGCAAAGGACCATTTGGTAAGATCACTATGGATAGAAGGAAGCCAGATgctattcatcaagacaatgggagaaTGACCCCAAAGGCATCTCGAAGATCTTCGGGCACTGCCAAATCCATCACAGGCTCAGAGTGCTAGGACTTTGGAGGCAGAACAGTTTTGGAGGAGTTGCCCAGGGGACCCTGTGGGACATCAGGGCTTGCTTTCCAGGACCACCTCCCTGTGTtctggtgcagcacaccagcctCTGCTGGTGTGGCTAAAGCAAGTCTAAGTGCAGCTGGGGCCACTGCTCCAGAGGGCATAATCAGTGAGTCTTGGCAGCATCCGTGTGGTGCTGATTCTGCAGGTGTGCAGAGTGCAGGATCTGTGAAGCCATAGCTTCCTCCACCCAGATTTTAAGGGATGCCTCAGAGAGCCTGGGGACTTAGGCAGAGACCTAGAGCCACTACACTACAGAGAGCCGCCCCCCAAACCCAGAGCAATGCCCGGCAGAACTGTGGGGTTGGGACCTCTGCAGAGAGTCCCGATTAGGGCAGTGCCTAGTGGAGCCATAGGAGTGGGAAGACCTCAGAATTGTAGAGCATTAGTGTGCTACTCCAAGCACCCACCTTCGATGTGTGTGACAACTGCAGCTAGCAAAGCCACGGGGGTAGAGTTGCCCAAAGTCTTGGAGGCCCAACCTTCATACCAGTGTGTCTGGGAGGCAGAACATGGACTCAAAGATTATGCAAGCCTTAAGATTTAATGTTGTTTGCACAGTTAAGTTTTGTACTTAGAGGCCaggtacagtagctcacgcctgtaatctcagcactttgggaggccaaggcaggcagatcgtgagctcgtgagtttgagaccaccctgggcaacgtggtgaaaccctgtctctacaaaagatacaaaaaattagccaggtgtggtggtgcgcacctgtagtcccagctacttgggaggctgacgtgggaggatggcttgagacagGGAggacgaggttgcagtgagctgagatcataccactgcactccagcctggacgatagagccagatcttgtctcaaaaaaaaaaaaaaagttttggactTACTTGGGGCCTGTTACTCCtgtcttcttttctatttctcccttttggaatggaaatatCTATCCTATGCCTGCCCCACCACTGTATTTTGCAAGCACATAATTTGTTCGATTTCACAGGTTTACAGCTGGAGGGAAATTTGCCTCAGGGTAATTGTACCTTGAGTCTCACCcgtatctgatttagatgagattccagacttttgagttgatgttaGAATGAGTGAAGACTTTGGGGGCTATCTGGATGGACTAAATATATTTTGCACATGAGAAGGACATAAATTTGGGGGACCAGGGAAAGAATGTTGTGGTCTGAACGTGTCTCCCAAAATACATGTGTTGAAAAAAATCTCCAATGGAATGGTATTGAGAAGTGTGGCCTTTGGGGAGgtatttaggtcatgagggctccgcCCTTATGAATGGGTCAATGCCACTATAAAATGCTTgatagggctgggcgcagtggctcatgcctgtaatcccagcactttcggaggccgaggcaggcagatcacgaggtcaggagatcgagaccatcctggctaacacggtgaaaccccatctctactaaaaatacaaaaaaaaaaaaaaaatagcggccgggcacggtggctcacgcctgtaatcccagcactttgggaggccgaggcgggcggatcacgaggtcaggagattgagaccaccctggctaacacggtgaaaccccatctctactaaaaatacaaaaaaaaattagccaggcatagtggcgggcgcctgtagtccgagctactcgggaggctgaggcaggagaatggcgtgaacccgggaggcggagcttgcagtaagcagagatcaggccactgcactccagcctgggtgacagagcgagactccgtctcaaaaaaaaaaaacaaaaaaaaaaaaaaaaaaaaaattagctgggcatggtagcaggcgcctgtagtcccagctacttgggaggctgagacaagagaatggcatgaacccgggaggcagagcttgcagtgagcccagattgcgccagtgcactccagcctgggcgacagagcgagactctgcctcaaaaaaaaaaaatgcttcatagaaggagtttgttcctttttgcCCTTCCACTTATGCCTTATAAGGGCACAACATTCCTCCTCTCCAGAGATCTAGCTTTCAAGGTGCCATCTCGGAAGCAGAGAGCCAACCTCACCAGATGccagagccttgatcttggacctcccagcctccagaactgtgagaaataagtatctgtgtgttttttaaaataaattatcctgtctcaggtatttgtgtgtatgtgtggagacagggtgtcactctgtcacctaggctggtgtgcagcggtgcgatcttggctcattgtgaATTcggccttccaggctcaagtgatccttccacctcggcctcccgagtagctgggactacaggtgcacaccaccagacccggctaatttttttgtttttgtttcttgagatgggatctcactctgtcacccaggctggagtgcagtggtacaatcatggctcattgcatccttgacctcccaggctcaggtgattctcccacctcagcctctcgagtagctgggaccacaggcgtgcaccaccatgtccagctagttcttttgtattttttatagagacagggtttcaccacgttgtccatgctggtctcaaactcctgggctcaggtgatcctcctgcctctgcctcccaaagtgctgagatcataggcgtgagccaccaggcccagccagaaattttgttatagaagcacaaacagactaagacaccatcTATAAATTTTATAAGATTCATAGTCTTAATCTGCCCATTTTACAGTTAAGGACACTGAGGTACAGGAAGAATAAACAATCAAGagttgtccaagatcacacaacaGAGAGTTGGTGAGTTAGGATTTAAGCCCAGGCAGTTTAGCCCCAGAGATTCTGCTTTTAAAACAAAGTAGGATATAGGAGAATCATCATAAAATGAAAGGGGTGAGAAAATGTCTGGACACGTAAGACACTGATAAGcaatcatattcttttttttttttttttttttgagatgaagtctcactctgttgctcaggctggctggagtgcagtgcagtggcatgatcttggctcactgcaaccttcacctcccaggttcaagcaattctcctgcttcagcctcctgagtagctgggactacaggcatgtgccatcacacctgactaatttttgtatttttagtagagacggagttccaccatgttggccaggctggtctcgaactcctgacttcaggtgatctgcccacccctgctaggattataggtgtgagccaccacgcctggcctaggtATTCTTTATTGAGCACTGCTTGTATACTAGCCACTGTGTTAGGTGCTACGGGTGGGGGAGGGATATACAGATGAACAATATTCTGTGCTTGTCTTCAAAGAGCTTATAGTCTAGTTGAAGCATGGGGAGGGACTGTAGTAATGTGTACAAATCAAATCCCAGCAGACTGTGAAACATTCTATTGTAGAACTACACATAAAATGTGGAAACAATGCTAAGGAAAAAGATTCATTATAGCTGGCTTGAGGGGAGCTTCCTAGAGGTGATGGCTTTGGAAGAAGTGAAGAATTGTAacagcagaaaggagaaaattagGGATCACGTGAAGAAACAATGTAAGCTTATGTGGATGCATTTGGGGGATGGCAAGTTCTCTGGTTTGGTTAGAATGCATGAGACTTGCATGAGAGAGACGATTTTAGGTAGAACACCAACCTAACACTAAGTCACACTGAATCAAACAGTGAGATAATGATTTCCTTTCCAGTTTTCATTATGAAGAAAAGTCTCGGCTAGGTGCTTGCTTGTCTTTCAAACGCTAACACTTGCTGATCTCACTTTTTAACACAGAACACCGGCTCAGATCTGTCAGTGGGCAACCGAGCTCTGGTTGAAATGCAGTAACacgagccgggcgtggtggcttatgcctgtaatcccagcactttgggaggccaaagcagatggatcacctgaggtcaggagtttgagatcagcctggccaacatggtgaaaccctgtctctactaaaaatacaaaaatgagccacacatggtggcgggtgcctgtaatcccagctacttggaaggatgagactggagaatcacttgaacctgggaggtggaagttgcagtgacccaagatcgtgccactgcactccagtctgggtgacaagagcgaaactctgtctcaaaaaaaaaaaaaaaaaaaagaatgagcaatgGACATGGTCAGAGCCAGGCTTGGCAGGGCTGGCTTCGGCCTCTGGGTACAGGATGAGAGGGGAAACTAGGGGCTAGGGCAGGAGTGGGGAGACTCAGAGTGAACAGCACAGGGCCAGGGAGGAACCAGGGTAGAACCAACTGAAATAGAAGACTCTAGAAAGGGATGGTTCTAGAGCCCCATCAGGCCGTGTCACTACGTGCTACCTGGTAGACCTGGTGTGTACAGATTTCTTTTCCAGAGGCAATCTTTCAGCCTCTGATCCTCTTCCTGGCTCCTAGGCACCTTTCTGTTATGACTTACTATGAACATTCAATAGGCTGTGACTGGGTTTTACTGAGGTAAAAGGTAACATCGGCAGAGgccagcccgcctcggcctcattAGCTGGGGGAACTCGAAGTACAGTCAGACAGGGTGGGGCAAATTGACTCATGCCTCCTCATTCTGTGTTTTTTCATGGGAAAATTCCGATGTCTGCTTGACCGCCCGTGGTGATTCATTTTATTCCATATGATGAACATCTGATTTTCTAGGACCTTCATCTTCATTTCACTGAACAACAGCCGTTGGAGGATCTCGTCCTGGAGGGCAAAGCAGGCATGCGTTCTATTGACTTCTTTTGTGTTCACGGCCTTGCTGTTCTTGGAGTCGTTTTCAGAAGTCTTtggtttctcttcctccttttaagCTCCCCAGCACCAGGAAAAGGGGAAAGTTGGTTAATAATGATAATCCCTTCCTTGCTTgaacacctgctctgtgccaggtggTTTACAAACATTATCTTAACAGAGTCTCACAACTGCCTGCAAGGGGAGCATCATTGCCTCATTTTGTGGAGACTTGGGACCCAGTAACGGgaagtcactttctttttttttttttttttgagactgagtttcactcttgttgcccaggctggagtgcaatggtgtgatctcggctcactgcaacctccacctcccgggttcaaacgattcttctgcctcagcctccagagtagctgggattacaggcacgtgccaccacacccagctaactttttgtattagtagaaatttttgtatttgtatttgtaattattaatagaggcagggtttcaccatgttgaccaggctggtctcgaactcccgacctcaggtgatctgcccgccttggcctcccaaggtgctgggattacaggcgtgagccaccaggcccagcttggGAGGTCACTTTCTCAGCATcatacagcctcaaattcccgaGTCCTCCACTTGCCTTTGGTTCATAGGAATGCATGAGATGGCCCGCTAATCTGCCAGTCACAGTGGACATAAAGCCCTTAGCCTAAATATATCTATCTCCAGAGCCCGTTTTTCCAACATGCCTCTCTGAGCATTTTGTCAGGCTCAGTACGATCTCAAACTGCGAAGTCTCAATGGTCTCATGACATGCTTTTATCTCTATGatcctcatctctccctcccctggttaataacacttattttttttttctttttggattcaGCTACAAACTAAtggtctttaaaaatgtttaaaaattaagccaggtgtggtggctcatggctgtaatcccagcaccttcgaaggccgaggcaggaggatcgcttgagcccaggagtttgaaaccagcctgggaaacatggtaaaatcccgtctccacaaaaactagaaaaaattagccctgtgcacacctgtagtcccagctacttgggaggctgaggtggaaggatcacctgatcccagggaggtcgaggctgcagtgagccatggttgtgccactgcatccagcctgggccacagagcgagaccctgtctcaaaaaactaaatacataaaaaaaaaaaaaggttaactgaaaaaattcaacatatcAGGCATGCAAAAAGGTAAATAATACAACAAATACTCATATTCCCATATcaacttaagaaataaaatatcataaatataacTAAAGTTCCCTGTGGACTCTCACACCCACAgcatcctcctccctccctgaatATCATCACCTTAACTGTAATCctgcatttaaaatttatttttccatgcaTTTCTTTATAAAGTAGTTCTCAATGGGAGGCATTCTGCcttccccaggggacatttggcaatatctggaaaTACTTTGGATTGTCATGAAATGGCAGGTGTGCTACTTGGCATCTCATGGGTAGGGGCCGGGGTGGCCGCTAAGCTAACAATGCACAGGTGACAGGTGAGCCTCCCACAATggagaattatctggcccaatatgtcaatagtgccaaggttgaggcATCCTGCCTTAAAATACTTTcactgcacatacacatccataAATAAGATAGgctattgttttgccttttttttttttttttttttgagacagagtctcactctgtcatccaggctgtagtacagtggcatgctcactgcagcctcaacttctcgggctcaggtgattctcccacctcagtctcctgagtagctgagactacaggcacgcaccaccatgcctggctcatttttgtattttttttagagatggggtttcctcatgttgcctgggctattctcaaactcctggcctcaagtggtcgttgacctgcctcggcatcctaaagtgcagggattatagctgtgagccactgcgccaggctgttttgctttttatttttgtttttagatggaagcttgctctgttgcccaggctggagtgcagtggcatgatctcagctcactgcaacctcagtcccctgggttcaggtgattctcctgcctcagcctcctgagtagctggtattacaggtgtgtgtcaccacacccagctaatttttgtatttttagtagagacgaggtgttaccatgttggccaggctgatcttgaactcctgacttcaagtgatccacctgcctcggcctcccaaagtgctgggattgcaggcgtgagccactgcgcccagcctagcaTGTTTTTTAACATTAAATGAAAGATGTCATAATCTATGTACATTTCTGCTGTCTTCATTATTCTATTTTAGATACGTATCTATGTTCgtccatgttaattttttttatttttttcacattaaagTAGTTGTTACTCTTGCCAAAGCATGTTGACATCAAACATGAAATAGGAGAGTCTGGGGTGGTCCTGATTTAACAGCTGAGGTGAGGCAACTGAGGCCTCGTGGAGGGAAGTGATTTACCCAGCACCACCTAAGAGGAAGCTGTAGAGTGGTGGTTTAGACCAGTCTTGGATTCCCCAGTCTTGCCCCATTATTTCGACACCTACCCTGTTCCCTACCCACCTAATCTAGCTGCAAATATCCCCTATCCCTGAGCTGAAGCCAAGCCCCATCTTGTGCTCACCTGCTGGGGCTCTGGGAGGGTGAGCTTGTGTTCATACTTGACCAACCAGTTGCTAAGCAACAGCAGAAGGAATAGGAACCCAAACAAGGCTGGCTTATAGCTCATCAGCCAAGCTGCCACTGCTCCTATGGTGCCTGCGGAGGCAAGTATCCCATGGAGACTCCTAAAGAGAAATATCAGTTCTGCCAGCATTATGGCGTGGAGGCACACAGGCCCCAGGACCCTGCCTCAGGCCCCTCCATGACAAGAGTCACGGCCACCCACTCCTCTGAGTCATAGCCagctccctccccccacccagctgccgcataacaataataataactccTCCTTTGTCTGaagcacccactatgtgccagactCTTTGACAGGCAGTTTGAAAGCATTATCTCATGATGTCCTCACAATAGCCAGGTGATGTAGGCCTCCTCATTCATTCACCAGTACTTCTGGGCCTCGCTACTAGCAAAAAAAATGGCCAATACAGAGCCCCTACCATCATAGGGGCAAAGAAAAGTTATCCAAACTTAGACATAACTGCTTTCACAGTTATACTAGCCCATCTATTGGTCACCTGATACTTTAGGGGAAGGTAACTTTgtttaatataatatgtaatattgaTTAGGTTTTGGACTCTGTATAGTtagacattaattttttatttattattattttattttatttttgagacaaggtctcactgtgttgcccaggttggagtgcagtggtgtgattgtggctcactgaagcctccaactcctgggctcaagtgatcctcctgcctcagcctcct
Protein-coding regions in this window:
- the TEX46 gene encoding testis-expressed protein 46 precursor produces the protein MSLHGILASAGTIGAVAAWLMSYKPALFGFLFLLLLLSNWLVKYEHKLTLPEPQQDEILQRLLFSEMKMKVLENQMFIIWNKMNHHGRSSRHRNFPMKKHRMRRHESICPTLSDCTSSSPS